The nucleotide sequence AGGATGCCGCGGAGGGTGGTCCCGAGGCAGACTGACCGTGATGAATGACCACGGTGGACGGACGGTGGAGGGCCGCCGATGACCCCGGAGCAGGTCGCCGCGGCCAGCAAGCCGCTGGTGCTGGAGCTCGGGGAGGCGTTCTCCCGCTGCCCGTCGACGCTGCGCCGGGCCCGGCTGCTCGGCATCTCCGGCTGGGCCTTCTACATCACCGGCCGGGCCGGCGCGCTGGGCGACGTCCGCGCCGAGACCGTCGCCGCCGCGCTCGGGTTCATCGCCCCGGAGGCCGTCGCCGACGGCTGGGACGCGGCCGTGCGCACCGTCCCGCCCCTGGAGGTGGCCGGCGCGAACCTGGCCGAGTGCTGCCGGTGGGGCGCGACCAACCTGGGCGACGCCCCGGAGACGTCCCGCCTCGCCGGGCTGCTGCGGCGGGTGGTCGACGCGGCCGACAGCAGCGGGATGCCGCTCTTCGCCGCCTGGCGGGCCATGCCGGTCGACGACCCCGCGCCCGGCGCCGAGGCGGCCGTCGCGCTGCTGCTGCTCCGCGAGCACTTCGCGGGGGCGTACCTGCTGGCCGTGCGGGCCGCCGGCATGACACCGCTGGAGGCGGTGCTGGCCGGGCCGGAGGGGGACGCCGGGGCGGCCGCGTGCGGCTGGTCACCGCCGTACCCGCCGGTGGGGCCCCTGGTGCGCCGGCGGCTCTGGGCCGAGGCGGTGACCGACCGGCTGGTGTCCCCGGCGTTCCGGGCGCTCGGCCCCGGCGAGGGCGCCGAACTGCTGAACCTGCTCACCGCCGCGCGGCTGCACGTCCGCGGCGGCGGATAAATGGGGAGCGCGGCCCCCGGGGTGGCTGCCAGGATCTGGCGCGTGACGATCCCCGCCGGCTGGACCGCCCGCCGCCCCACCCTCGACGACGTGCCCGCGATCCTCACGGTGGTGCACGCCGCCGACACCTTCGCCGTCGGCTACCCCGACTTCGATGCGGAGGACGTGCGGGACGCCCTGACCGCGCCCTTCGTCGACATGGCCCGCGACTCGTGGCTGGTCACCGACCCGGACGGCGTCGCCGTCGGCTGGACGATCCTGAGCAACCCGACCGGGGTGGGCCGGGAGTTCGTCGAGGTCTACGTCGACCCGGACCGGGGCGCGGACCTGCGCGCTTCGCTGCTGGCCCGGCTCCTCGACCGGGTTGCCGAGCGGGCCGCCGAGCGCGGCCTGCCGGCCCTCACCGCCCGGACCGCCGTCTTCGCGCCGGAGACCCGCTGGGCGGAGGAGCTGGTCGAGGCCGGCTTCACCCGGCTCAAGCGCTACATCCGGATGACCCGTTCCCTCGCCGACCTGCCCGCCGAGCCGGCGCTCCCGGCCGGGGTGACGATCCGGCCGCTGCGCGCCGACGACGAGGCCGACCTGCGGCTGTTCCACCGGATCTTCGACACCGCGTTCCGGGACACCCCGGACTACGAGCCCGTCGACTTCGACGCGTGGCGCGAGCAGCTCCCGTCGTACGGCAAGGTCTGGGACGAGTGGTTCCTGGCCGAGGTCGACGGGGAGCCGGCCGGCGCGCTCCAGTCCTCCGACCAGGCGCTGGACCAGGACATGGGCTGGGTCCGGACGCTGTCCGTGCTGCCCGCCCACCGCCGGCGCGGGGTGGGGGCCGCGCTGCTGCGCCGGGCCTTCGCCGGCTACGCCGCCAAGGGCCGGGTCGAGGCCGGTCTCGGCGTGGACCTCGCCAACCCCACCACCCCGGTCACCCTCTACCGCTCGGTCGGGCTGACCGAGGCGCGCTGGACCGACATGTACGAGCGCAGCGTCCCCGCCGCGGGTGTGTGATACGCGACCCGGCGCGGGGCCGCCGCCCGCCCGGGCAGAGCGCCGGAGCAGACTGAACGGGTGGGAGACGCGCTACGCGGACGCGGTGCCGGTGGGGCGGGACCGCAGCTCGGTGACGTAGTCGTCCGGCGCGCCCGCCTTCTCGGCCGCGTTCGCGATCTCCGACAGGTACCACGACGTCGGCAGGCCGCCCTCGTAACCGTCGAAGACGTAGACCCAGGCGGTCACGTCACCGTCGAGCGTCGAGACGCGGACGGTCAGCTTCCGGTACGTCCCCGAGGTCACACCCTCGATCTCGTCGAGCTGGGCCGCGTCGTACGGGTGGATGTCGTAGAGCGCCACGAAGACCCGGTCACCCGGCGACTCGACGACCGTGCTGACCGAGCCCTCCCAGCCGATGACGTCCTCGCCCGCGAAGGTGAGCCGCCACCCCTCCAGCCAGCCGGTGTCCACCATCGGCGAATGCGGACAGTAGGCACGCATGCGGGCGGGGTCCAGGTTTGAGCCGTAAGCGGCGTAAAGACGCACGGCGATGACGATAGCCCGGCCGACGGGTGGGGGAGAATACG is from Micromonospora terminaliae and encodes:
- a CDS encoding SCO6745 family protein, whose protein sequence is MTPEQVAAASKPLVLELGEAFSRCPSTLRRARLLGISGWAFYITGRAGALGDVRAETVAAALGFIAPEAVADGWDAAVRTVPPLEVAGANLAECCRWGATNLGDAPETSRLAGLLRRVVDAADSSGMPLFAAWRAMPVDDPAPGAEAAVALLLLREHFAGAYLLAVRAAGMTPLEAVLAGPEGDAGAAACGWSPPYPPVGPLVRRRLWAEAVTDRLVSPAFRALGPGEGAELLNLLTAARLHVRGGG
- a CDS encoding GNAT family N-acetyltransferase, translating into MTIPAGWTARRPTLDDVPAILTVVHAADTFAVGYPDFDAEDVRDALTAPFVDMARDSWLVTDPDGVAVGWTILSNPTGVGREFVEVYVDPDRGADLRASLLARLLDRVAERAAERGLPALTARTAVFAPETRWAEELVEAGFTRLKRYIRMTRSLADLPAEPALPAGVTIRPLRADDEADLRLFHRIFDTAFRDTPDYEPVDFDAWREQLPSYGKVWDEWFLAEVDGEPAGALQSSDQALDQDMGWVRTLSVLPAHRRRGVGAALLRRAFAGYAAKGRVEAGLGVDLANPTTPVTLYRSVGLTEARWTDMYERSVPAAGV
- a CDS encoding gamma-glutamylcyclotransferase, with protein sequence MRLYAAYGSNLDPARMRAYCPHSPMVDTGWLEGWRLTFAGEDVIGWEGSVSTVVESPGDRVFVALYDIHPYDAAQLDEIEGVTSGTYRKLTVRVSTLDGDVTAWVYVFDGYEGGLPTSWYLSEIANAAEKAGAPDDYVTELRSRPTGTASA